The Lytechinus variegatus isolate NC3 chromosome 7, Lvar_3.0, whole genome shotgun sequence genome includes the window agttaaactcaggtttaaagttgtggtttaagtatggatggccaattgttacataaatcactaacattggagatatcatatttcagctcatttggctcttaaatcattcataattatctaagaagtataaatagatgattgttttcaccatcgatgaatcaggaaagagcagaaTAAACATAAGAAGCGTACAACTtaacaaaaattttgatacttttggcttcccatacttaaaccacaactttaaacctgagttaagttaaacccgacttcagaatacgggcctttgtcAACAATTTCTAGTCTCAGTCTCTAAGCTAATGCTTGAGCAATGAAAAgttatttttggttgataatATAGTAATAGTGGgaagtcatgtgaaaaactgattaccaacaaaaaatatttgattgaattaagGGCGAAAATATTGTGAGTCGTATGGGGCTCAGAAATGTCCTGTACCCATtcgacacgcaacattttcacctttcATTTACCCATGGACACGATATCTTTttttggttgtcattttttcatatgtatactcaGTAGTATTCTATTATTaccaaaaacaatttgaagttCTTTGTTTGTTTGGACAATAGGttaaaaaatgttgcaaaaatagctgatttttctagcatggaatggCCCAAAAAAGATTCCGCTGACAAAGTTTTCTTCCTCATTTGGAGATCTGCCAGGGAAACTGGATTGGTAGATTTGTGTTTTTAAAACTGGACAAAGGTAGCTTGGAGAAACTTCATCTAATAGTGATGAAAAGATTAGATGAAGGCATATTAACAATTAACatataataaaagaaaggaaaaatgattaaggaaaataaaatgcttTGATATTTGACAATCTCTCATCAATTCTAAATCTTACAGAGGATTTTACCAATCTGGTGAAATTTTGGACTCTTGCTTCAGACCTTATGGATGAAGTCAATGTTTAAAGACTGCTTgatttttaattcatgaaattgaataaatcttTGTTAGATGTGAATGTAGATCTTGGGGTGTTTTGCAAAGATTCAGTTGTGACTAGAATTGCACTTTGAGTTCCCAGTTGCATATTAAAAATGGTCAGGTCATGCATTAGAGTTGTACTTTACCACATATTAAGTAATGAGGTTTCTTGTTCAATATCATGTGTGGGTGGACTGTATGTCaggactgttttttttttcagctttgGCATCAATGATAACTTGGCTATAATGGTATCAAACAAATGTACCACAGCCGGttaaaatcaaggattccatggaagTTACAAATGATGGTTAAATTACTGTAATTAGTAGTATTGTCAAACTTAGCTCTGGTTTGCATCAAGTTTGTCTTTTGTGAAGTTTTTACTTTTAGTagtttacatgtaggcctaccttaCATTATTGTACAGGGGTGTATATTCGGAAAGATTGATTTgccaaagttatgataaattaaAATGCAACTCATAATTACATCAGCATAAGGATAACActgcttaattttattttcttattcagGGAGATGGTAGAATGTTTTAATACTATTGCAACTGACCAAGATTGCAGAGTAGTACTACTAACTGGTTCGGGCAAGACATTTTCTGCTGGTAAGTTTGAAAATACTAATCTTCAATTCTTCATCtatttttgaaaaacatttttgaaTTGTGTAGAgattaaaaatcacaataagTTCAACTATACAGATCATATTTATTACACTTTCATTGAGGTGTCAAACCCTTCatgtatattctttattttgaatacTTATACAGTATACAAGGAAATGTTAGCATTTGATGCAATGGATTCAGTGTAATGTGTACAGGCCTATTATTAATATCACTGTTTGTTTAAAACTGCAAAAGACTTATTTCTGGTTTCGATCAGATTTGAACAGATTGAAATGtacattgttttgtttatttgtatgttagtgattaacaaagtaaaaaaaaaatattagagaaAACATAGATTTGTTAGAAAAAATGATCTCTATATTTCCATAttactttatcttttttttctgttttggaCATATAATGGTGATTGATGTGTAGCTCTTTCACTGTCCATGTAATCATACTAAATATAGTATGATTGGAGGCTTATTTAACACACTTTAACTTTGTTAGATATCATTTTACTGTGATAGTAATTAAAAATTGACTGGCTTTTAAATGGCAGCCAACTAATGTACAGTGCCATGAAATTTTGCACAAGTTACCATGACAATTGCTCAGGCTCAGTAAGTTAATATACCTAAATAGagcttgaaatattttgatgggtTTCTATATATTCTGGCAGGTATTGATCTGCAAGATAATGCAGAATTGATGCAGGGTGCTGTTCCCGGATCATCTGAGCTTGATGTTGCACGAATCGCTAATAAGATCAGACTAAAAGTCAAGGAATACCAAGAGTCTTTCTTTGTGATTGAGAAGGTCAGTCTGACATGATGTTAAGAATAATGGGTAGTGTTAGGTTATATTGGAGAGGGTTTCCACAGCCATGGACTATCCTGGaaaatttgtggtcatggaaagtcagggaaaagTAAGGGAATCTTGAAAATATGTGAAAAGTCATagaaaattcatgaaattgcattttcctcttggctatggcagctttccagtttaTTTCTCACAACTctcatactctgctattataattggtgttcatgatttccatttttcccagttttgtgacatcccaaattctatATAACTCCTGGGACCTCACAGGAAGCcttggaaagcagcaatttagtcatggaattctgttttcaaatttctgtgggaaccctgttGGATATATCTTTAGACACTCGTGCCTTTGAGCAAGATAATGATCAATATATGCCACTTTTGACCTAAGTAAGGTTATTGGATACTTGGAAGTCATGTAATAGAAACCTCAAACTTGCTGTTTCCACATGCATGTTTTCAAATGTTTTCTCTCAGTTTTGATTAATTTCTAATATGTAAAATAGGGAACGAAAatggagaaataaaagaaaggtcCTAATGTTGCCAAGTTGAATAATGAAAGCTCAttcatttttgattgactaAATGTGACACCTACGTATGGAATACCTACTTGTCATGTAGGAAGATTTTAGATTGGGAGATATTAtacctttattttcaattctagATTTGTTCTCTCTTAACTGGTTTGCCCATTTCCAGGTAGAGGGTATTCATAGGATTCTGACTTATTCCTTCTGCATCCATCAATTTAGCCTTCATCTTTAATGTGGAGAGGGCTTGAATAACCTTCCTTCTGATTAAATTGCTGTGAATGAAAGGAAAAACTTGAGCATGTACTAAAAaagatttaatcaaatatctgtATGAAATTGAATGTTAACTGGTTAAAGGAATTCTTGGAATAAATAGTGCCTAAGGGTAATTGggataattaatattttatactTGATTTATTATTAGCTCAGTATAGTACACAGGTAGTTGATGTAGCCATTGGGGTTAGGGTTAACAGCTTTGTGCGTATGTCATACTTCTGATGAGAATGTGCCCACTTGATGTATTTGGTAAAGAGCAGAGTTTGATCTTGGTGAAATGTagcatgattttcttttcagtaAGCTGATGCTTGCTGGATGGACACATGTTGCTAAGTTGACCTTTCATTATAAAATAGCATACTGTAACATCAAcccaaaatatgataaattgtTCCACTGTACATATTTACACATATTATTGATAAATTATTCAATCAATGTGAAATTATGAATGAAATGCAGAAAAACACTATTAACTGATCAGTAAAAGCTTTGTGTATAATAGATTAATGAATTGAACTGTATAATTTTTTCAAGAATTGTTCTGCACATATTATGGTATAAAGTTTTTCATTGATATAAGCAGACTGTATGACAAAAGATTCTTAGGTCCAACCCTCAACATTTTCTGTGATGCAGAAATGAAAGACTAACTGGTCATTATTTATCGTTATTTGATAGTGTCCTAAGCCAGTAATTGCAGCTGTTCAAGGAGGATGTTTAGGAGGAGGACTCTGTATGATCTCTGGTTGTGATATCAGGATTTGTACTGAAGATGCCTGGTTTCAAATAAAGGTAGGTTCCAACAGTACCATTATTTGCTAAGTACTTCAGCAATGTAAACAAAGCCAAAGTTCACTTTATGTATTtatgaattataatattttatgCCCCTGAGTTGTTCCTTTATGCAGTATTGATTTATCATGGTACAAACTGCAAAAGCTTGGTCACGTATGTTTTATGAGCAATATTTTGGGTTAAAAGCATTGTTTAGGATATCCTTGGTAAGTGTGACGATGCAGGGGTTACGCAATTTAGGGACTGTTTTTCGATATACATGTAAGGGCACAAATTTTTACTTCATCTAAATATGATAGTATGGTatacaaaattgtaatttcttCAGACTTGACATTTATTTAGTAAGATTTGCAAACAAAGAGGCAAAATGATGAGGTTCTGAGACTTGTTTACAAAAACAAACCCATGTTATCACTACCTAGCCGCTAGCGTGTCATGATTCTATGATGCTATTAACTGacggtggtgtcacaccttggcgttttagacagcgtatgcccgacgtatcaaaatttctctaaaacgtcggcatacgctgatttttttttcaactctgggcgtatacttagcgtattcataacgagttggacgtatacataacgtattagtaacttatatcgaacgcttcgttaacttataagtaacgtattccaacgaatgcttagcgtattgctggcgtacacaattacttatgccctacgatagcctaacttacgcatagcgcgtcAGCGTATTGCTGAttaacacgtgtcgtagcctattcaaatcataactgcacgatacatcacctatcaacaccaccgccatgccgaagaaaactcctgtgaacctcacctttatataccaattcctataaacatgataaacgttgtcaatacgccattatacggtagctgtaagttataaacacgttcagtaagttttgtggtcgtccggagcacgtcttcatacgtcaatatacgttggagttaagttacacatacgttcaaagcacgttactcataggttagaagtaagttttagggtacgctggacattatctcgacgtacatcgacttatgagtaacgtgtgtcaacgtgtatcaacgatcgcgtaacttgcctacaacttatggcccgcgtatgcgggacgtatgagccatacactggcatacgtcgaaaaattttgtgcttgcacaaaatttttcgacgacctcacCGTATGACggcgtataccagcgtgttttagcgtactcttaacgtgtgcaaaacttacccgtaacgtattcgacgtacgccagcgtattcgccaaattcctcatacgtcgggcatacgctgtctaaaacgccaaggtgtgacagcgccttaatgGTACATTGTTTTATATGCTTAATTCCTTACAACTTGCCATCACTAAAATGATGttatctggtgggtgtttcataaagctgttcgtaagttaagagcgactttaagaacgactggtgaacctttcttacgcgctaagtaatcaccaatgaacataacatttaccacaagtaaggatcaccagtcgttcttaaagtcgctcttaacttacgaacagctttatgaaacggccccctgggtTGTTTGATTCATTTGCATAGGAAACAGACCTTGGTCTAGCTGCTGATGTAGGTGTACTTCAGTGGTTACCACCGAAAACAGGTAATGACAGTCTACTCAGGGAGCTCTGTTTTACAGCAAGGAAATTTGATTCAAAAGAGGCCAAGGAAATAGGTCTAGTCAGGTAAGACATTTGAACTCTGACCCAATGGCCCTGAATTTGTTCTCATAATAAGGTGCCTTGTGacaagaataaacaaagtaatcTTAACTGATGATATGAATCGCAGGACTAAACTATTACATATGCTAAAGaatggtatacatgtaaatatttaatCTTGGTTTTTATGGTCATGTGTATTTACTTCTTTTGTTCCAGTTGTCCCGTTtctttgaatattgtataattgatATCTACctcttttacatttttatgtataattacATTTGTCACATTGAGAATGGTTAGATCCTTTTCATGTTTAAGAACATGTCCTCATGTAATTTTACTGATGTGCTGTGGAGGAAATAATTTCAGATGAATATTTACTGCTTTTATGCGcatcaagaaagaaaagattttaaaatgaaattgtgatttattcCAGTGAATAATCACATGTGATTTAATTGTCCATAAATTTTATTTCTCTAATGGATCCTTGTtccctttcatatttttttttacattctgaCTTGTAAAAAAAGTATTGATGATTAAGAAATCATGTACACTTCATTGGTGCAGTTCAAGATCTTTATGCATTTATTGTTCTCAAGTCTGGGTGTATGCAGAAATCCATAAATCTATCTTGTTCTCATTTATCGTTACATGACTTGGCAATGAATAGTCGACTGTACCCAGATAAAGAAGCTATGGTGGCTGGTGCTATGGAGCTAGCTGCAATTATCGCCAGCAAGAGTCCAGTAGCCGTCCAGGGTACTAAAGTTCATCTGAATTACAGCAGGGATCATAGTGTAGCAGATAGCTTTGAATATGCAGTAAGTCAGTGTTGAATATTAAAACCTGGGGCTAAATATATTATTCGCACAGTTACAAAGGACTTTGCAAATGAATAGAACATATTTTTGGGTGCTCACTTTGATTCCCTTCAGCTAAAACTGAGATAtgcatgaaattttcatgttaacaagaaaaagaattcaaattcaattgttTGTCTAATTTTGTCAAACGTAGGATTAAAGGAATTTTGATATGATATATTATTAGCAATAACGTATGTGAAGTTGTGCATAAGGTCATGTGTAAATAAAAGACAAATCTATGACCCCCTTCCCCATTCGAGTCTTCTCACATGTTGGTTTGCTTTAGCTTGTTATTT containing:
- the LOC121418795 gene encoding delta(3,5)-Delta(2,4)-dienoyl-CoA isomerase, mitochondrial-like produces the protein MNSLAKVILSTARKGNLTKIGLGRTLARSMSSEGLSKYNFESLAVTNPQEFIYKVEVNRPEKRNAMNRAFWREMVECFNTIATDQDCRVVLLTGSGKTFSAGIDLQDNAELMQGAVPGSSELDVARIANKIRLKVKEYQESFFVIEKCPKPVIAAVQGGCLGGGLCMISGCDIRICTEDAWFQIKETDLGLAADVGVLQWLPPKTGNDSLLRELCFTARKFDSKEAKEIGLVSRLYPDKEAMVAGAMELAAIIASKSPVAVQGTKVHLNYSRDHSVADSFEYAATWNSAHLQSEDLVKAVMASMAKSKPEFSKL